In the genome of Pempheris klunzingeri isolate RE-2024b chromosome 20, fPemKlu1.hap1, whole genome shotgun sequence, the window ctaactctcagcaagagaAGGAATAAGTGTACGTCCTCCAGGGGTCAGAGCCTCTTATCGACCGCTGCCTTGTTTTAGTTGTTGATTTCAGAGAAACAGATGAAACCCTGCCTGgagcacacagacatacagtacacacacacacacataagacaTCATCGCAGCAACatacaagaaagagagagggacatTTTTGCAATGCTAGGAGAAGCCATTTGTTGAGGAATTGCTGAAGCATAACTTCACAATATTGCCCCGAGCTGTCTGAAAATCTGTCACGTCTCCTGGTTACACTTGAACTTAAAAATTTTCTAAATTCAAGTAGAAGcctggaaggaaaaaaaagtaaaagaaatatgCTCATACATGCAcaaaccttttgtttttctcctttagCAAGTTTTAATCTTTGAGCGGTCCACCGAAATATGGGAGCCGGGTAATCATGTGGTGTGAGTGGGCCAGTAAACCACTGCAGGGTATCCTGAACATAATTCATTCTATGAGCCACTGTCCTGTTCAGAGTACAGCCCCCTGTTGTACCATAAGAGAAGTAGGTGAGACCACAGTCATCGTGGGCTGTTCGTTACTACTGAGAATATAGAACTGAGAATGGAACAGCGTTTTTATCATCTTGGGATCTCAGCATGGATGCACGAGTTGCCCTACGTGTACAGTCTCAAACCTGTGACGCTGACAGTGTTGTGACAGAATCTGCtgtacaaatgtttttaatgagcttttggccttttttttttttttttttaaatcattagcACTTAGAGGGCATAGCTGTGACCTTTGGGATGGTGAGGTACTCGAGGCTCAGGACACCAAGCATCAGCCTTTGGGAAACTGCTGTGGATTTGCACAAGCTGCCTGAGAGTGCAGACGAGGACTACTGACTCTGAGGAGGGAAAAGCACATTTCTAGGCTGTTTTGGCCTAATGACATAAAACATATCCCTTCATGCTGACTTTGGAATATGTTTGTGTTAAGTATGCTAATGCACTATGCTGTGTTCAAAGTGGAATACCCATCAGTGTGTGATATGGCAATGCTCAGTgtagaaataaagacagagacgCTCTATTTCACATGAATCAGGATCCATTTAATAAAATCCAATCCAATGCATACATGCATTAGTTGACatcatgctttgtttttttcttacttgAGCCATTTAAATTAATTGTTCAATAAATtactttgaaataaatacagagctttattattattgttgttgttgttatacaCACAGCCATGACAGAGCAAAGAGGAGCCTGATGCATAGCATTCTGAAAGTGCAAAGAATCAGCCACAGATGTGCCACAGATACAGTATACAGATTAGTGGTGGAGGAAGGAAGAGTAGAGGCTCAGATACTGAGGTGCTCAGATCAGATTTAAAGACTGACCTCAAACTGGACAGTTACGACCACAACCACAGAGAGTAGAAACTGTGAGAAAATTCCCTAAAGGTCTTTGTTTGTTCCTGTAGTGTTTAACATGTACGTTAGAGGAATGAAAGGTGAAGCGGGCTGGCGGTGAGTCTGACCATGTTCTCGAATGTTCAGAGGCATGACAAAACAGGAAGTTACATCACTGGGCGACTGCTCTGCTCTTGCACATTATAAAGATAATCCCTCCTGGCAGTGCGTCCCTCCAGGCCCTGGTCGCCCTCGCTCTCCGCTCTAATCCAGGATCAGGGATTCACTGCCGGGGCTTGACGCTGCTCTAATCTTTGTGGTCCTCTCATCCACTAAAACATGTCGGAGCAGAGCAGGCCACCCTGCAATCCGCTCTCTTTTACAAAAGCTAGTTTTTCTCTAGGTTAGTGTTCTTgagaaaatatcacatttttttaaagtctaCATATTAAAAGCCTGTACAcacaaataatagaaaaataaaagactgCATTCAGCTTGCCTCTGAGTAGATTAGCAAAGGAATTACTTCAGTCTAGTTTAATAGACAGTCATAGAAAATTATAAGTGAGCTGCACAGCGTAGCTGAATCCAACGTTTAGGGTGGTGGTATGATTCTCAGGACACCTGCAAGGCAATGAATGCTAAAATAGCCGGTCAGGTTTCACAAAGTTTTTGTCAACTACATCGAAAAAAATCTCCCAAATCCGGCAATCCTGACAACTTTGGCCTGAACAATCTTCTTGTTTCTCTCAAAGACTACCAATACTACTGGTTTCCATCCAGTTAAGGTGCTTCTGGAGAGACTGAAGCGGATTACAATACATGATTTGTTAACAGGAATGTGAAGTAGGCTGAGGTGGGAAAGCGATGGAATGAGAAGAAGGTGAAACCAAAAGGAATGagctgggagggagggagggagggagggattgACAAAGAGGGTATTATgttgataaaagaaaaactttggCCTTCCTGACGTCCAGTTAATAGTTACTAGAATGAGAAATGAGGTGATCCACTAGGATGGAGATTAGAGGAGACAGGAATGAGGGTGAGAtcctgcaggtctactggttCTTCTTGTCTTCTGGGGGGGAGTAGGGAGGAGGCTTGTCCTGTAGAGAGAGAACAGTTATGGTTTGAGACAGAGAGTATGTCATAAAACGAAATAGTTCATCAAAAGTATTTACATCTATTGCGGCACAAAACTTTGAGACACTTCGCCCACAttagttcagtgtgtttttgcaccAGAGGACGACACAATGGCAGCAAATAAATCCTGGGGGGGTCAGCCCCATATTTAAGAGGAGCCAGTCTGATATCAGTGCTAACTGGGTCTGAAGTGccaatatgttgtttttaaggACTAAAGAAAAAGAGGGGCAGCTGCTGTGAGATGTAAACTATAAGGTGATCTGCCATTGGTTGTTGCTAAGCAGCTGTTACCATGTGTGACATTGCCCGTTGTGATTGCCGATCATTTTCTTGACAAACTGATGAAAATCCCTCATGTGGGAACATGATGAAAAAAGGCAGATAAACAAGTTCACTGTAGCAGAGTGCTGGGGGGCGGCTTACCTGTGGCAGGTACACGTGTGTAGGAGGCAGCGTGGCACAGCTGGCGCTcgctgctgcttcagctgctttGGCCTCCGCTGGGAAAGACACAGGGAGGGTGGAGCGGCGGGTATTAATTAAACACGGTTTTATAATTAATCCTTCGGATAGATGAGATGACTGAAACTAATCAAGCCTGAGGTACAAAGCGTGGTgcgatggggggggggggttgtctaCAAAATTAAGAGGTAATTATTCTGTGGCTTGACAtaataaaactgttaaaatgtcAGGGGAAGGGATTTTCTcctgaaatgtaataaatatgtaaaaaaaaaaaaagtgtatgtGAAGCAGCCGACATGATGGATCTGTTAGTGGCTGAACTCAATGACGTGATATCGATAAGAACTTGACCACTCAACAGCTTTTTGTGGGGTTTCCAACCACATCTCACATCTTCATCACGGATGCTCAGAGTACATGAGTTTGCCCCACCCACTGATGAGGACCATGAGATGTGGCTGACAGCCCTTTTTCACCACAAGTGTCAAAGTTTCATGTTCTAtaaataacaatgttttttccAATACTGACATATACCAAGACATGCCCAACGTTTGcaaaaaaattacatataaaatCATCAAATTGATGTTCAGTGCTCCACTGACACACTCAACAGTAGACAAAACTCACACAAAGCCTTTAGTAATTACTTTTGCTAGTTTCTAAACGTTTTCTTGTCCACTGACAAGTAACTTATCAGTAACTTTGATGATAATCAATTCATTAAATTAAGTCCCTAGTTCCTGCTTCCACACAGCATGTCTCTTTTATGTGATTTATCTGATAGATGGTCATCCAAATTATCATTAGATTAATCAATAAACAGGATTTGCATCATGATCTGATACCACTAACAAAAACTAAGGTAATTCTGTGCCCAAGGTAAGTTACCCAAAGCACCTCAGAGCCATCACTTTctttacatttccatttttatttactCCTGGAGTGAACTAGAGCAATCACCACTTCGTTAGAAATCAGTCAGAGCCTCTTTGGCAGAATGgctgacctgctgctgaggagggGAGGTCTGGGTCATGAGGGGGCTGCTGGCCCAGAGGAGCAGAATAAGGAGGCGGGGGTACGTAAGACGCAGAGGCATCAAACGCTGGAGGGTTGGGGTAGAATCCGCCTGGATAGCAGGAGCACAGAGTTGCAATTAGACCAGCTGCAACAAACACTTCCACAGGGCTTGAGGAAAACTGGTATCTGAAAATCGAGGTGATAATGATAACGATGAGAAGTATTACAGCCCCTACCTGGTGGAGGAGGGTTGGGGTAGGAGTAGCCGGGTGGAGGACCGGCAGGGTACATCCCGTTAGCCGGGGGAGGAGGGTAAGCGTAGGCCCCGTTGGCCATGTAGGGGCATCCACCAAACCCAGGAGTCACTGGCTGACCTCTTGACGCTGAGGAAACATAAAATTGAGGGCAATCAGCCAAAGCGGCAGCACTACAACAAGAATATTGTTAGTGTTGCTTTGTGACCGTACCCTGTGCTGCCACCTGCAGCATGTACTGGCCAAACTCTAtagctcctccagcagcaaacacaaacttGAACGTAGCAGTGCCCTCCCAGCCACCTGTAAGAGAGAATCCATGTGGTTACTGTGCGCTGAACCAGCTGATGCACAGAGGTACAACCACAGCACcagcacacacatgtacacctACCCCCAGGCTCTGCATTGACGGTGCCCTTGATGTAATTGGCTCCCAATACAGGTTGTTTGACCTCACAGCCCTTCATTAGGTAGAAGGGCATCATGAAGGATTGCAGTGCATCCCGCCCTTTAGCCACAAAGATCACCTggaagaaaacaacagcaactaaCATCATCGCAGGAACTCATAACAACTTCAGTGTGTCCCTGCTCCCTTATAGGGCTGGGCAGAGCTAAACCTGCAGGAGTGCTGCAGGTTGTTGTATACTCGCTGCCAATGGTGACAGCATTAAGTCAGCATGAGGCAGTGGCtgaataacaaataaaacatccGAGTCTCGTCTCTCACCCTGTATGGAGTTAGGTAGACGCTGCCCTTCTTGCCCTTTCTGAAGGCTTCAGGCAGACTGTCCGCATCACAGAAAAGCAGCTCCACGTTATCATAGTTCATCAGCAAACTGGTGACCGAAATAGACGCAAGAACACAGTCACTTGATCACAGGACGCAACCATTTTGATGATCAAAAGAGACATTTTCATTacatcacattttcagtgtacaaaaattaaaaacctACATTATTTAAATGGGGTTTTGTATACGACTCAAACCCTACTTTCATGAGCTCTGACTTAGCAGcttaaaaatgaaatcattgGGTTATTGTGCAACAGTCCAGTTACTTAACATGGCTCATCAGTTGCTTTCAGTAAATAGTACTGTAGTAAAAGGATTAGGCTTACATGCCATGTAGTGCCAAGGCTTACAACTGGTTCTGGGTGAGCTGTAATGGGTTTATCATTACGCCCCAATATGTTCTAGAGAAATCTGCCGCTAATGTCGATTCGTGTAAACTGCAGTGTCTTGGTCTGGATGTGACCAAACAAAAGAAGCCTTTTTAATAAAGCAGACCAAGGTGCAGATGGAgaagcagtgcagcagcagcaccataCTGTAATAATGTTTAAGTTAAGTGAAGCTACAGTGTGATTAAATAACGTTTTAAGCACCGTACGTCTGTTTGAATATAACGTTTGAAACAAGGAAACAGTCACTTGTGCAGCCTGCTATTGCTGACTGCTGTGGTGATATAACAGGTTGAAGGCCATGCTTGGGCTACGAGACCGAATATTCTTTTAAGAAACATGGCGACTTAACAATTAACGCAGCCTTGCTTGGAATGTGGCATTTATGTGCATAATTGGTGTCGTTTTGCACCAATTAGGAAGCACTCTTCAATTCGGCTTTCATGTGATATACCATAAAGCACGTCGTTGAAGTAAAATGGATGATAATGTTTCACCGAGCTAGCTACCGCCAGCACAACATACATTTGTTGATACATCCAGGTTATAGGAAAAATATGCTAACACATGCTAAAAGTTAAAATGAAACAGTTGAATTCAATTAACTCGGCTTTGTGTATTAGTTAGAAATGAGGAATGTGTGGCTGCTCTTAGTGTGGAAGGTATTTTCTCCAATTAGCAGAGtctttattttatctatattttaaaaagattttggCGTGACGTCCTACACGTCCTATAACTTGTTAACGGTAACTGCTAGCTAGCCGATGCAGCCGCCGCCGTTACCTTTCACTGTTGTTGATGATGACTCCGCCGGACTCCGAGTGGTTCTGGTTCAGAGTCATGTCGACGGGCCTCCGGACTCTCCGACAGCAAGAAGACTGAATGCTGTGTTCCTCTAACAGAAGACGTGTCTGCAGGCCTGTCTGCAGCCTCGGTGGCCTTCCCCTGAGCGCTGATAACGGTTGTTGTGATGATAATGCTGCTCGGTTGGCCGCTGTTGCACCTGCACTTCCGCCTTACGCGAGAAACGCCCACTGTGTGACGTCACTCGCCCGTAAAACGTGATAGACGGGGGAAAAAGcagatttaaatgatttatattAAAGATTTTAACAGATATTAACAGGTCAGTGCAAGATGCCCTCATTTATGAGTGAAGGTGGACAAATGATGTATAAGCTAAGTAATAAAGAAATAAGTTTCTAGAGGGTTCTGTACTACACTATGAAATTCAACATTCAGAAAAAGTTTGGCAGGACATTTAATATTCTTAGTTTTTACATTGATGAGAAAAGTAAACTATCTCCTATGGTAGTTTGTAGTAGCAGTTATAGTAGTTTGCTATAATAATTTGCACTGATGCTTATATTTTACAGATGGACAAagattttgttgtctttgcacAGTCGTTACTACTTACTTTGTATATATGTGGCATATTTAATTTGTATCTAGAGCATGTTGAGTGttcaacatgaaaaacaagagaCAAATTGTCCAATATTATCTCACATGATGTGTAAAGATGTCtaacttaaataaaaataaataaatattacacaGAATGTATCCTGGTAATCTGTATGTGCATCTATCTATGTACAATTGTATGTAGTGAACATTTCTATACTTAATGCGTGTTAGAATGCATCTATTTTTACTTAGATtgatataatatagtataatattaCATAGTAGATTCCTGCTGCGGGGTGACATCTCTTTATTGGCGGGGTGAATCCCATCCATTCAAGGGGCAGAAAATCTGCTCCAGGTGAGTCTTAGgcatgacaacatgacaataTTATGCCAAACAGAGGTCCTAAGAGGGTCATCACAGTTAATATTCAATGTGTGATTTGTTGTGCACAGGTAGTGTAAGGCCTGTGCCTCTTACAGTAAGGAGCAGCAATTCTCAGAATCAGTCAAGGAGGGTAGAGCGGTCAGGTTGCAAAAGTACCCACATGCTTGTGAAAGATGCAACAAGATGCAAATTCACAACGTGGGTTGGCAAACAATAGTGGAAGCCTTTATTTGTCTGggtctgtctttgtcttcctctgacacacacacacacacacacacacacacagtggatcaGACAGTGGATCAGAGTGGCATTGACTTTTGTGTGCCAAAAATACAGTAGGTTGTGTAACTGTGATATTTAGTTCAAATCactgggtcacacacacaggaagtgatgtaatTAGTGCCAAAGTGTACAGATCACATGCAGAGGAGGCCATCAGGAAATGACATCAtacctacatacacacatacattctaTTCTTCCACCATATATAGCTAAAAAATGagacatttacagtatgtgtccACTGTCTATATTATTTCCCATTAAAACTAAGCTCACTATGTTTGCAGacaattttgaattttgaattcctgaatcgttgggtctctctctaattaaagagtttggtctagacctgctctttatgtaaagcgtcttgagataacgctgttgtgaactggcactatataaataaagattgattgattgattgattgattgattggttgattgattgacatgTAGGCTGGCTTCTTTATAGCAGAACTAACAGAACTCAgagtattaaaaaatatatatgcacatttgtatttaaaccattttttatgcatttaacGGAAAGTGAAATAATTTGTTAAATACTAAACTATTGTATAATGTGGGTCAAATATCGCTGTGTGTGGCTCAACACTTTCAACATTCTTGTGCttgttatacagtatataacattttgtgtttttcttttataagCACAATGGCACATTCATGGAGAAGATGAGGTTTGTCTGTAcagatgtagatgtagatgtagatgtagGTGTAGATATAGAAAAAGGCGTGGACATAGAAATACTGCAGGTAAAGATGTAGATGTAGACGCATGTAAATACACAGTGAAGGAGGCAAATATTAGCTCTCAGTGCGGGGACTGTGATAATAGTATAATGGATTCAATAAATGTTTGAATAGGACTCATGAATAAGCCAGGCAGGACTTACACAAACATTAACCACATGCGGCCTGCAGTGGACTGTCTCATGTTTCATTACCTCATCCAGCTGCAGTTTAAGCTGCGTCTAAGATTTACACCATGGATTTAGATTTATCGTAGAATATCTGTGGTTATAACgctaaaagtaaaagaacaacAGAAGGCCTGAGCAACAGCTTGGTGCACAAAACCCAAGGTTGGTGCTTTGGCTCTCAGTGAACGTGCGTATGCGTGCGTTCAGGAAAGAGTTCTCATATGTTTGCATCCAGAAATGAAGTAGGGcaccaaatgaaaaaaagtcttAAGTCACAGTTATTGATGTTACCACCTTTTACAGGAAGTGATGACTTCCGGCTGCTACGTGACAGTTCATCGACACACACTGCGCACACAGCTTCCCTATACCATAggcacagagcagagcagccaccAGGCAGGAGTCTGGTTGTCAAACATCACAACATCACTATGTCAAGTCAGAGTGAGCCCACCGGCGCAGGAGACAATCTACTGCAAACACCTGAACAGGTATGGGCTACAGTGCACCTGAGTCTAAagtaaactaaatatttgtttcatttgggCTCTCTGCTGCTAACCTCCTGGTTTATATGGCACTATGGTGATGGCCTGACTCATGATGCTGTCAAACATATTACAATGTGATCAATTTTTGCTCTGAGGGCGTTTTGTGTTTATCtaggtcttgttttttttctcaaatattcAGGCTTTTAGCCGTTAAAGTTGCTTATATGTTCTTTGTAAAAATCCCCTTACATACAATTGTGGGATGAGCTACATCAGTGTTCAATTGTGCACCCAAACACTGAGCTGTGCTTTCCATGCAGCTATTTCAAGACGGTGTGACCGTGAGTCATAATTGCCTTGAATGTATTTTTGGATGGGATGATGCagaatgaagtgtgtgtgtcatggaaGACGGCCTGTTTCTGCATATGTCGCATTTGTTGGCAGTCAACACATTAGTGAGGTCGACTGAGCCATGTTTTCATCGCCATCATCAGTATCACT includes:
- the wbp2 gene encoding WW domain-binding protein 2 yields the protein MTLNQNHSESGGVIINNSESLLMNYDNVELLFCDADSLPEAFRKGKKGSVYLTPYRVIFVAKGRDALQSFMMPFYLMKGCEVKQPVLGANYIKGTVNAEPGGGWEGTATFKFVFAAGGAIEFGQYMLQVAAQASRGQPVTPGFGGCPYMANGAYAYPPPPANGMYPAGPPPGYSYPNPPPPGGFYPNPPAFDASASYVPPPPYSAPLGQQPPHDPDLPSSAAAEAKAAEAAASASCATLPPTHVYLPQDKPPPYSPPEDKKNQ